AGCCTACACACTCACAATGTTGTTGCTTTGCTTGATGCACTGAGCTTTGACTCCAACTTTGGAAGACAGATACATTTATGCAACAGTTGAATCAGAGAAGCCGACACACTAAAATAAAGCAATAATAGATAGAGCACACCACACAGACCACACCAAAGAGCACACCGTAGTCACAGAAATAATATTCCGTGAGACCCAAAGTCTGCGCTGATTTACAATATATTACTTTTAATGCTGAGCAGCACCACCATGGAAGTAAACAGTTAATGcactttgactgacaggaagaTTTACAGTATTGAGTGGTCATCGGTCGGagaagtctgtggtgttgttTTAACCTTAGAGATATTATttcatgatttttaaaaaggtcatattatgcttttgggGTTTTAGCCTTtcatttattgtgttatgtagcatttttgtgcatgtaaaaggtctgcaaagtgaaaaagcccaaagtccactccaaagggagttactgtctcctgctcctgcaccacctgaaacgcctggtttggagtcgagcctttacttccgtgttttatgtgtgtcactatgtaacaggcgttatataaatatacatttttatttatttattataaaatatatacactccagtcagtcagcagacatacagttgctactgctcttgcggcgttattttagatcacactaccttgctcgtCATTAACCCGTcttactctgcctctgattggctacatcctgcctgttaagtaatgggcatgtgcaactctcaccaaagattgaacagaggtgagatgtctcactctgtagttAAAATGGAGCGTTCAagtcacagtgtgaaaaggcATGCtacagcaatgcaccatatgagaaaaataatgtgttttttgaaaattaaagtatttaaacctattctaccaGGACATCCAAATAAACGTagaaacctgaaaattagcataatatgacctctttaaaaatTCCTTGTTGTTTGAagggaaaaataaattaaaatcatcTTTACTTGTACTTTCTGGCCCCCCACACTAAACATGTTGGGCAAGAGAGTAGCCTGTGTTTTATTAAATCTTGGTATATTTCTTGCACTGTGTCTTCTTCCAGCTCCTGGTTGCAGTATTCCTTGGAAACTATTTCCAGGGAAACTACGGTAATGGTTTAGTGTGGCTGTGCTTGCTGCTGGGCCCTCCTCTAGCTGTGACCACGTACTTTCACGACCACTACATCAGCTTCCCATCGTCATCATCCTCACCACAGACGTCAGACTACAGTCTTCCAGTTTTTCTGCAGCCTCATTGATCAAGAGGAAGTGTCTATCCTCTTGTACTGTATATGACAGTGCTCTAAAGCTCATTGAAGGCTGCTTGTGTCTGTCCGGTCTGTTCAGTAATCTATACtgtatttgttgtgttgatTCATTAATGGACCTACTCTAAACTGGCAAAATACTGACTTGCAAGTTATACTATGATACTTCCACACCTG
This sequence is a window from Pagrus major chromosome 8, Pma_NU_1.0. Protein-coding genes within it:
- the LOC141001627 gene encoding diacylglycerol O-acyltransferase 1-like, with protein sequence MSAAVCECMIALPLHSYRLWVFLVMVFELLVAVFLGNYFQGNYGNGLVWLCLLLGPPLAVTTYFHDHYISFPSSSSSPQTSDYSLPVFLQPH